The nucleotide window cttttcCTTGACCAGTGCCTCAAGGGCTTGAAGAGAGGGCACGACATCTTTGTTTATTCTGTGCACAACGCATGCCTTCTTGTGAAAGATTCTAGTTGCAGCAAAGTTCTGTTAAAGAAGAAGGTAGATGCTGAGGAGCACGTTCTCCAAAGAgcttttctcatcagaaatcaatTTCAGCAGCACAGGGAAATGGACTCCAAGATCATGATGAACTGGAATAAGAGCACTGGATCTGGCCCTGATTTGCAATCATATCTGTTGCTAACATTTGTAAGGATAGACTACAAAGcctttgagggcagagactgtctaACTCGTTGCTTTATCTTCAGGTTATAGCACGGTAAGAGTCACTCTACATATGTCTGTTTTGCTGAAATAAACTTTGAATTGCTATCACATTTTAATCTCTTGATTTTTACAATGTTTCAAGGCAGGTAAGACAGGAATTAGTTTTCTAATTGGTCAGACAATAAAAGTGAAGAATAAAGAGTTGGTATTGTCATTGACATCTCCTTTGGTCCTTTAGTGTTATGGTGAAATGTCAATTTCTGTCTTTGTAGAAGGAAACTGAAGATAGAATGAGATAGGCTATATTTTGGCAACAGTAATATTGAGTAGGTCTTTCATTGTGATCGAAGGCGTCTGCAGCAAGGCAAAAGGATGATCACACCTGTCTAATAATCCTACAGTCCCTTGAACATAGTGGATCCTCATTACCTCTTTCATTGGTTTGAATTTTAACTGATGGTGGAAAACATTAACAGCAGTTATATCTAGGGAGTGAAACTGAGCACTTTTACTTATAATTCTATGCTTATGCGCAGTtagaatttattctattttttatttttttatggttagcaggcatttttgttgttgttgttaaaaagaaacattatatttgtaaagaaggaaaattgcatGTTGACTACCTACACTGTTGTAATCCCAGATGGAATTCCAGGAGTTCCATCCATTGTCATTGTCAACATTGGCCACGTTATGTTCATTGTTGACACTCACTGACTGCTGCCCACTTCCATTACTGTTGCCGTCATCGTTGATGTTGATATTCTGAAATTTATAAGAAATTGACAATGATTTAATACCACATTTCTTTGCAAATGTATTTTGGtaatacacttttaaaaagtgagactTACATAGTTAGCAAAGGCAGGAGTCAGGAAGACACCAAGAAGTCCAGCGAAGACAATCTGAAATCACAAATAACATTGGCCTATAACACGTGGCAAAACAatgtcctcttctttctttttctatccactcatatgaaaaatatttactaattttacCACTCAGTTGAGtggtctgttttttcttctttgaccttgTATTTCTTAACCATAGAAagctttaatgtatttttttaaccacagaaaattttaatgataatgtagacttgtaggttaatttcttacGGTAGTTATGTTACTGTGATATATAGtattagaattttttaatgtaggtcttatgaaaaaactgatgaaatgtcagtatactgaaaaacaaatttgaaaatgaacAACATGTGTGATATGAAAATGGTTATGAGTCCTGAGAATCACAtcttaaaatgatttaaattaattttcctaTTCCATCTGAgatgctttcctttcttcctagaCCTCCTAATAGCAGAAAGACTCTTTTTActtaaaagaactttttaaagcaATGGATTAGTAAATAAGTTTGATGCTGATGATAAGAGACCAAGGATGTAGTGTATGGCTGTGAAGTGTGGATAGCAGAAGGGAAGTCAATAATTGTCTTGGGATGGTTTACTCATTTGTCATTGGGTGCATGATATTGGTTATCAGAACACAGAGCTTTACACAGGGTGCCCGATTCTGAGTGCCTATTCTCATTTCCTTTGCCTGGGACAAGACGGTTTGAGAACCACACTGATGATTCaaggtaattttttaatttgtttaattttctcctggtAACTCAAGAAGGTGGTAAAAATGAGCCTCCTTAACAGTCAAAGGTGGAAGAAATTTTAGAGAACTACTCATACAATGCAATCCtttcatagataaggaaattgagctGCAGAGGTTAAATACCTTGACCAAGGTCATATCTCTCGTTCATGGCAGAACTAGGAGACAAACCAGATCTGACCCACTTCTGGagtcccccttttttttttttttttaactttgctgTTATTAGAACTTACTTTTAGATAATTATTTTATACTTGCAATTCCATTATGAAGCAGAATCTGCTGTAATATACTTTAGTGTTTAGTAcgttgaaaaacaaaaatatttgtctGACTCGAACCCCTTTGCATCCTGTTATAAGAGACACACGGTACCACCACTTACTTTGGGAGAATTTTATCATCCACCTGCTACACTCTCAGCCTTTTATCTGGAACCGCAGGTGAGATACTGCCCTAGCTTCATGCTTCAGGTGTTTTCATGAATAAATAACGATGGACAGCGTCCCAGGTAAAACTTTCTTATTGGAGATCCGGTTCACAGCAGAGAATGTGACAGCAAGTCTCTCAACCATTTGTCTTCATAATAAACTTTTTATCTTAACTGAATATATTCAGGATTTTTGGTCAAAAAAGGAATTCAAGAATGTGGGGAAAGATGAAGCATTTTCTAGAGCTTAGGGACTGCTTACTCTTGGCCCAGCCCTGAATTAGTAGATCTGGAAAGTGATTTTATTAAAGATAGCATGGTGTAACCTGCTCAGACAGCTGTCTAATCCCAGGATAACTATCTTTTTCTATAGAGATGCTTATAAATGCCACAATtccatgaaaagaaaagagatttttttaaacaaatttttctgTTGTGGTGAGATTGTCATAAGACGCAGACCCCCCCTTAGCTCAGAATCCAGTCTCCAAATATAAGTTCATAAATTCAAATGGAAAAGTCTACTCACTGTGAACTTCATCTTGGCTTCACCAAAGCAATGGAGCAGAGGAGAAGGCAGGCATGGACTCAGACGAGAAGC belongs to Equus asinus isolate D_3611 breed Donkey chromosome 6, EquAss-T2T_v2, whole genome shotgun sequence and includes:
- the GKN1 gene encoding gastrokine-1, with product MKFTIVFAGLLGVFLTPAFANYNININDDGNSNGSGQQSVSVNNEHNVANVDNDNGWNSWNSIWDYNSNFAATRIFHKKACVVHRINKDVVPSLQALEALVKEKKLQGKGPGGPPPKSLIYSINPHKVSDLDQFGQSISGMCRGVPTYMAEEMEGPSLFFDLEVCFNANIFSILKISFCGEIA